Genomic DNA from Candidatus Hydrogenedentota bacterium:
GGGCTTGCAGTGTTGGGGGCTTCAGGGCGACGCCAAAGTGCATCTGCAGCGGTCCATGGCAGCATGGAAAGCATTGCAAGGGCAGAGCAAATGACTGCGCCCGCCGCGGCTAAGGGCTGCTCGCAGCGCAGTCTTTACAAAGACCTTTCTTGTCGTGCCCGCGTTGAGATAAAAGCCGCTTCGCCCATGGGCACACCGCTGTGCCGTGCCACAATCTCGCATTTCATTTTCAATAAGAGGTAGACGTTGCCGTCGAAATCATCGACGGTCTCGTAATTTCCTTGTCCTTTCGCCAGGATAATATCTGCGTTTTTCATGATCTCAAGAAAAGAGTCGGGCACAAGGCTCAGCGGCGAACCCACATAAGCGCCGCCATTATCGATGACTTCGCACAGTGCGGTGAGACCCACCTGTTCCGCGTCTGCGTGGCAGGCATCGTTAATAATGGGGCCCGCCTTCACAACAGCGGTCACTTTCGTGTGTTTGATCAGCTCACGGATCAGCACCTTATCGAACACGATTTCGCCCGCATTATCGAGCAGGTACAGGAGTGACTTGCATGTTTTCAGCTCGTGGAGAAAGCGGTCCGTATGTTCCAGGGCGAGGGGAGCCGCCATGGCCTGGTCGATGGCGTCGCGCGGGTCGATCTCATGGCTGTTCAAGATGCCCAGATCAATGATGTTGCCCGCCGCAGCCAGACGAATCGCCGTAACGAGCGGCGTATCACTGGACGCGACAAGGTCGTTCAGCATGGGCTCCAGCGCAAGGATCATATTATTTTGTTCGATCTTAACCCCTTTGTAGGCGTCGTCAATGCCGAAGACATCGTGGACATAGTGGTAGGCGTTTAGGGATAAGACGGCGGGCGACTCGTCAAGGGACATGCCCGGAATCTCCGCCACAACGCGGTTAATGACTTCCCGCTGTTTGACCGGATCATCGCCGGCCATCCG
This window encodes:
- a CDS encoding DUF89 family protein encodes the protein MKAELDCLECIVRQALRAARMAGDDPVKQREVINRVVAEIPGMSLDESPAVLSLNAYHYVHDVFGIDDAYKGVKIEQNNMILALEPMLNDLVASSDTPLVTAIRLAAAGNIIDLGILNSHEIDPRDAIDQAMAAPLALEHTDRFLHELKTCKSLLYLLDNAGEIVFDKVLIRELIKHTKVTAVVKAGPIINDACHADAEQVGLTALCEVIDNGGAYVGSPLSLVPDSFLEIMKNADIILAKGQGNYETVDDFDGNVYLLLKMKCEIVARHSGVPMGEAAFISTRARQERSL